A part of Bacteroidota bacterium genomic DNA contains:
- a CDS encoding lycopene cyclase domain-containing protein, whose amino-acid sequence MINPKFTYLLLDAAVIFFPLILSFDKKVAFYKTWKSLFLSILIVGVGFIIWDILFTKSGIWQFNPEFVSGIYFFNLPIEECLFFITVPYSTVFIYECIRVYFKKYYTNSVTDLITKIIIAVNLITLVYGFNKVYTLVNSIVAILCIVYVAYFAKWKQLNLFYLAFTVCLLPFAICNGVLTSWPILIYNDSQNLSIRMGTIPFEDLFYNFSMIILWCFFYEKFRYMNKSHA is encoded by the coding sequence GTGATTAATCCGAAGTTTACATATTTGTTATTGGATGCGGCTGTTATTTTCTTTCCGCTTATTTTAAGCTTTGATAAAAAAGTAGCTTTTTATAAAACGTGGAAATCGCTCTTTCTTTCCATTCTAATTGTTGGTGTTGGTTTTATTATTTGGGATATACTATTTACAAAAAGCGGAATCTGGCAGTTTAATCCTGAATTTGTGAGTGGTATTTACTTTTTTAATTTGCCTATTGAAGAGTGTTTGTTTTTTATTACGGTGCCGTATTCAACGGTTTTTATTTATGAATGTATTCGGGTTTACTTTAAAAAGTACTATACTAATTCGGTGACCGATTTAATTACTAAAATCATTATTGCCGTAAACTTAATTACGCTTGTATATGGTTTTAATAAGGTTTATACGCTTGTTAACTCAATAGTGGCCATCTTATGCATAGTTTACGTGGCGTATTTTGCGAAATGGAAACAGCTTAATTTGTTTTATCTGGCCTTTACTGTTTGTCTTTTACCGTTTGCTATTTGTAATGGAGTTTTAACATCTTGGCCCATTTTGATTTACAACGATAGCCAAAATTTATCCATTCGGATGGGTACCATTCCATTCGAGGATTTATTTTATAACTTTAGCATGATCATTTTATGGTGTTTCTTTTACGAGAAATTCCGTTATATGAATAAAAGCCATGCTTAA
- a CDS encoding oleate hydratase, whose protein sequence is MKKNISIIGAGFSGLAAACYLAKDGYNVTIYEKHSQIGGRARTIEKDGFLFDMGPSWYWMPDVFERFFGDFGKKVSDYYELKRLSPGYRIYFNDEYLDVPASLEELYEVFEKHEKGSAAKLKQFLKEAEYKYNVGIHELVYKPGVNISELMDARLITGIFKLDVFKSIRKHIAKNFKNPKLVQLLEFPVLFLGALPQNTPALYSLMNYADLVLGTWYPMGGMAVVPEAMKKLALELGVKFETGVDVSAIELNGNLAKKLKAQKEYNGFDALISSADYHFTDQVLLPPTHRHYTKDYWESRKMAPSSILFYVGINKKLPNLLHHNLFFDEDFELHSQEIYTTPKWPSKPLLYVSCTSKTDPVTAPEGYENLTILIPVAPGLNESEEIKEKYFNLAIERIEKKIGMSFKENIIFKHIYSPKNFINDYNSFKGNAYGLANTLLQTAHLKPSIKSKKVKNLFYTGQLTVPGPGVPPSLISGKLVADQINNYFK, encoded by the coding sequence GTGAAGAAAAATATTTCCATAATCGGTGCCGGATTCTCAGGTTTAGCGGCAGCATGTTATCTGGCAAAAGACGGATATAATGTTACTATTTACGAGAAACATTCACAAATTGGCGGACGTGCACGTACCATCGAAAAAGATGGTTTTTTGTTTGATATGGGTCCAAGCTGGTATTGGATGCCGGATGTTTTTGAGCGTTTTTTCGGAGATTTCGGAAAAAAGGTTTCTGATTATTACGAATTAAAAAGACTTTCACCGGGATATCGCATTTACTTTAATGATGAATATTTAGATGTTCCCGCTTCGTTGGAAGAATTATACGAAGTATTTGAAAAACACGAGAAAGGAAGTGCAGCTAAGCTCAAACAATTCTTAAAAGAAGCCGAATACAAATACAATGTTGGGATTCACGAATTGGTTTATAAACCGGGCGTAAATATTTCTGAATTGATGGATGCCCGTTTGATAACGGGAATATTTAAACTGGATGTTTTCAAATCCATCCGAAAGCACATTGCTAAAAATTTCAAAAATCCAAAGCTGGTTCAATTGCTTGAATTTCCTGTTTTGTTTTTGGGCGCTTTGCCGCAAAACACACCCGCGCTTTACAGTTTAATGAATTATGCTGATTTAGTTCTTGGAACCTGGTATCCTATGGGCGGAATGGCCGTGGTACCGGAGGCTATGAAAAAACTAGCTCTTGAATTAGGCGTGAAGTTTGAAACGGGGGTTGACGTATCTGCAATAGAATTGAACGGAAACCTGGCAAAAAAATTAAAAGCGCAAAAGGAATATAACGGTTTTGATGCACTGATTTCTTCAGCAGATTACCATTTTACCGATCAGGTATTACTTCCTCCTACTCACCGTCATTATACTAAAGACTATTGGGAATCACGGAAAATGGCACCAAGTTCTATTTTATTTTATGTGGGTATCAATAAAAAATTACCAAATCTTCTTCATCATAATTTGTTTTTCGATGAAGATTTTGAATTACACTCTCAGGAGATTTACACAACTCCCAAATGGCCAAGTAAACCTTTATTGTATGTAAGTTGTACTTCCAAAACAGACCCTGTTACCGCGCCTGAAGGTTACGAAAACTTAACCATCTTAATTCCGGTTGCCCCGGGGTTAAATGAAAGTGAGGAAATAAAAGAGAAGTATTTCAATTTGGCTATAGAACGTATTGAGAAAAAAATTGGTATGAGCTTTAAAGAAAACATCATCTTTAAACATATTTATTCGCCAAAAAATTTCATCAACGATTACAACTCTTTTAAAGGAAATGCCTACGGCTTAGCGAACACTTTGCTTCAAACAGCGCATTTAAAACCTTCCATTAAGAGTAAAAAAGTGAAAAATCTCTTTTACACCGGACAATTAACTGTACCCGGTCCGGGTGTTCCGCCTTCTTTAATTTCAGGTAAACTGGTTGCCGATCAAATAAACAATTATTTCAAGTAA
- a CDS encoding efflux RND transporter periplasmic adaptor subunit: protein MKKIPGWLYVVVFFGILIAIKFIFLSKPEEKGGGPKGMDKSKMPVAVNYMIAQSNSFSNKVYSSGKIGALNEIEIKPEVSGKVTAIYFKEGDEVMKGTSLLKINDADLQAQLLKNKAQIKLAQDKLERLKKLLDVNGVSKEEYEIQDNEVTSLMADQAFINAQIAKTNITAPFSGRIGLKNISEGAYVSPALSIASLVQVKPLFIEFALPEKYSNSLKKGLEVEFSRDNSNEKMKASIYAIEPKIDDVTKSIRCRAMYNGSTELYPGSFVKVYVDLIKTENSIMIPTQCVIPILKGQKVMIARNGEADEAKVVTGVRTDENIQILEGLQVGDTVLTTGLLSVKKGSKLKFLNQGKK, encoded by the coding sequence ATGAAAAAGATTCCCGGATGGTTATATGTGGTTGTGTTTTTTGGCATTCTCATTGCCATAAAATTTATTTTCCTTTCAAAACCTGAAGAAAAAGGGGGAGGTCCAAAGGGTATGGACAAATCCAAAATGCCTGTCGCAGTCAATTACATGATTGCTCAATCTAATTCATTTAGCAATAAAGTATACAGTAGCGGAAAAATTGGCGCGCTAAATGAAATTGAAATTAAACCGGAAGTTTCCGGTAAGGTAACGGCTATCTATTTTAAGGAAGGTGATGAAGTAATGAAAGGAACTTCCTTACTTAAAATTAATGATGCCGATTTGCAAGCTCAATTATTAAAGAACAAGGCTCAAATAAAATTAGCTCAGGATAAACTGGAGCGCCTGAAAAAACTTTTAGATGTGAATGGAGTTAGTAAGGAGGAGTATGAAATTCAGGATAACGAAGTAACATCTTTAATGGCGGACCAAGCTTTTATTAACGCGCAAATTGCAAAAACGAATATTACTGCTCCTTTCAGCGGACGAATCGGATTAAAAAATATCAGTGAAGGTGCTTATGTGAGTCCGGCGTTAAGCATTGCTTCTCTGGTTCAGGTAAAACCTTTATTTATTGAGTTTGCATTACCTGAGAAATACAGCAATAGTTTGAAAAAAGGTTTAGAGGTAGAGTTTAGTCGCGATAATTCAAACGAAAAAATGAAAGCTTCTATTTACGCGATTGAACCAAAAATTGATGATGTCACCAAATCGATTCGCTGCCGAGCCATGTATAATGGTAGTACTGAATTGTATCCCGGCAGTTTTGTAAAAGTATATGTTGACTTGATTAAAACCGAAAACAGCATAATGATTCCAACGCAGTGCGTTATTCCAATTCTTAAAGGACAAAAAGTAATGATTGCACGTAATGGCGAAGCGGATGAGGCTAAAGTTGTAACCGGAGTTAGAACGGATGAAAATATACAAATACTGGAAGGACTTCAGGTAGGAGATACGGTTTTAACGACAGGTTTACTATCAGTTAAAAAGGGTTCGAAGCTTAAATTTTTAAATCAGGGTAAGAAGTAA
- a CDS encoding carotenoid biosynthesis protein, with translation MNVLKKINDPWLPSAIIILFHCIGAVGMLFAPVYFLKLSVFNLVLSAIMLFWKAELKPIHYVVVLNVALLAFFIEVLGVYTGFPFGEYYYGTNLGPRLLNVPLVIGINWIMLLYACHVILRKQSFYVSVIGASLLMVLLDVVIEQSVHIMGFWFWKDNHIPMTNYVAWFCISLLFSFYIRKKLPLKENQAALTLYVTQFMFFLFCLYVFRD, from the coding sequence TTGAATGTTTTAAAAAAAATAAACGATCCCTGGTTGCCATCGGCGATTATTATATTGTTTCATTGTATCGGAGCAGTTGGGATGTTATTTGCCCCGGTTTACTTTTTAAAACTATCGGTTTTTAATCTGGTGCTTTCCGCCATCATGCTTTTCTGGAAGGCTGAATTAAAGCCAATCCATTATGTGGTTGTTTTGAATGTGGCATTATTGGCCTTTTTTATTGAAGTACTGGGTGTTTATACCGGTTTTCCTTTTGGAGAGTATTATTACGGAACCAATCTTGGCCCTAGACTATTGAATGTACCTTTAGTAATTGGCATAAATTGGATCATGTTATTATATGCCTGCCATGTGATTTTACGGAAACAATCCTTTTATGTGTCTGTCATTGGCGCTTCATTACTAATGGTGCTATTGGATGTGGTGATTGAGCAAAGCGTTCATATAATGGGATTTTGGTTTTGGAAAGACAATCATATTCCAATGACTAACTATGTGGCTTGGTTTTGTATTTCGTTGCTGTTCTCCTTTTACATACGCAAGAAATTACCATTAAAGGAGAATCAAGCTGCTCTTACTTTATATGTAACTCAATTCATGTTTTTCTTATTCTGTTTATACGTATTTCGTGATTAA
- a CDS encoding efflux RND transporter permease subunit: MDIAGLSVKRPVLATVMSIIIVLFGAIGYTFLGVREFPSIDPPVITVRTNYTGANAEVIQSQITEPLEKAINGIEGIRTISGASNQGSSIITVEFNLSSNLEAAANDVRDKVSQAVRQLPQDIDAPPVVTKSDANSDAIISMTLKSDTRTHAEISDYAENVIGQNLQTIPGVSNVQIWGQKRYAMRIRIEPKKLTAFGLTALDVKQALDRENVELPTGKVAGNSTELTIKTSGRLVTVSQFEEMIVKQNANEVVRLKDVANVDLGVENEETILKESGVPMIGLALVPQPGANYVEIADEFYKRYERLKQDLPKDYTINIALDNTRFIKKSILEVQETLLIAILLVILIIYLFFRDWLIAFRPLIDIPVSLIGAFFIMYIMGYSINVLTLLAIVLATGLVVDDGIVVTENIFKKLEKGMLPQQAAIEGTREIYFAVISTSLTLAAVFMPVVFMEGFVGRLFREFGIVLAGAVLISAFVSLTLTPMLNAKLVRKDHNKKSRFYIWSEPFFAALDTGFKNSITNFLTKRWWAFIIIIVSTGAIFFFGKQLQSELSPLEDRDWLRLSFTGPEGTSFEATDAVVDRMAKFVGDSIPEKRVCLTVTAPGFVGSGAVNTAFVRLALTEAKDRKRSQQDIANYINKNIAMFPEGKVFVIQEQTISSGGGPRGGLPVQFVLQNNDFSKIQEILPKFMEEAGKHPVFQGVDVNLKFNKPELVIEVDREKAKTLGVSIADLAQTLQLALSGQRFGYFIMNDRQYQIIGQVDRENRDDPLDLSALYIKNNNGEMIQLDNITKMREQSSPPQLYHYNRYQSATVQAGLAPGKTIGDGINAMNEIAKKILDDSFTTSLTGSSRDFAESSSNTLFAFVLALVLIYLLLAAQFESFIQPLIIMLTVPTALAGAVFSLWYFNQTLNVFSQIGMIMLIGLVTKNGILIVEFTNQLREKGMGVREALIEASTARLRPILMTSLATILGALPIAMALGAGAKSRMGMGIVIIGGLLLSMVLTLYVIPSVYSYFVKEKKHAE; the protein is encoded by the coding sequence ATGGATATAGCAGGTTTAAGTGTTAAGCGCCCGGTGCTGGCCACCGTTATGTCGATTATCATTGTGCTGTTTGGTGCAATTGGATATACATTTTTGGGTGTGCGTGAGTTTCCTTCCATCGATCCTCCTGTTATTACGGTTCGTACTAATTATACAGGAGCCAATGCTGAAGTTATTCAGTCACAAATTACAGAACCACTCGAAAAAGCCATTAACGGTATCGAGGGTATTAGAACTATTTCCGGTGCATCTAATCAAGGTTCAAGCATCATTACTGTAGAGTTCAATCTGAGTTCTAATCTGGAGGCAGCAGCTAATGATGTACGCGATAAGGTTTCTCAAGCGGTTCGTCAATTACCCCAAGATATTGATGCGCCACCGGTGGTGACTAAATCAGATGCTAACTCGGATGCAATCATCTCCATGACCTTAAAAAGTGATACACGAACACATGCCGAGATAAGTGATTATGCAGAGAATGTTATCGGACAAAATTTACAGACCATTCCAGGGGTAAGTAATGTTCAAATATGGGGACAAAAACGTTATGCGATGCGAATTCGCATTGAACCTAAAAAATTAACGGCATTCGGATTAACGGCTTTAGATGTTAAACAAGCTTTGGATAGAGAAAATGTAGAGTTACCAACGGGAAAAGTTGCCGGTAATTCTACAGAGTTAACCATCAAAACAAGCGGCAGGTTGGTAACCGTTAGTCAGTTTGAAGAAATGATTGTGAAGCAAAACGCGAATGAAGTGGTGAGATTAAAAGATGTAGCGAATGTTGATTTAGGTGTAGAGAATGAAGAAACAATATTGAAAGAATCAGGAGTACCAATGATTGGTTTAGCTTTGGTGCCACAGCCGGGTGCTAATTATGTGGAGATTGCCGATGAATTTTATAAACGTTACGAACGCTTAAAGCAAGATTTGCCGAAAGATTATACCATTAATATAGCTTTAGATAATACACGCTTCATTAAAAAGTCCATTTTAGAAGTGCAAGAAACGTTATTGATTGCGATTCTTCTTGTGATTCTGATTATTTATTTGTTCTTCCGTGATTGGCTTATTGCGTTTCGTCCTTTAATCGATATTCCGGTTTCTTTGATTGGGGCTTTCTTTATCATGTATATTATGGGGTATTCCATTAATGTATTAACGCTTTTAGCTATTGTATTAGCGACAGGTTTGGTTGTTGATGATGGAATTGTGGTGACTGAAAATATTTTTAAGAAATTGGAGAAAGGTATGCTTCCACAACAAGCCGCAATTGAAGGTACACGTGAAATTTATTTTGCGGTCATCTCCACCTCCTTAACCTTAGCTGCAGTATTTATGCCGGTTGTATTTATGGAAGGATTTGTAGGACGTTTATTCCGTGAATTCGGGATTGTTTTGGCCGGTGCTGTTCTAATTTCTGCTTTTGTTTCCTTAACCTTAACACCCATGCTAAATGCAAAGTTGGTGCGTAAAGACCATAATAAGAAAAGTCGTTTTTATATTTGGAGCGAACCTTTCTTTGCAGCATTGGATACAGGGTTTAAGAATTCAATTACTAATTTTTTAACGAAACGATGGTGGGCATTCATTATTATTATTGTTTCTACCGGTGCTATTTTCTTTTTCGGAAAACAATTACAATCAGAGTTATCACCATTGGAAGACCGTGATTGGTTACGTTTAAGTTTTACGGGACCTGAAGGAACTTCATTTGAAGCAACAGATGCTGTAGTAGATCGTATGGCGAAGTTCGTTGGAGATTCAATACCTGAGAAACGCGTTTGTCTAACGGTTACCGCACCGGGCTTTGTTGGCTCAGGAGCAGTAAACACAGCTTTTGTTCGTTTGGCTTTAACAGAGGCAAAAGACCGAAAACGTTCTCAACAGGATATCGCCAATTACATTAACAAGAATATAGCCATGTTCCCGGAAGGAAAAGTGTTTGTTATACAAGAGCAAACGATCTCATCGGGTGGTGGTCCACGTGGTGGTTTACCTGTTCAATTTGTCTTGCAGAACAATGATTTTTCTAAGATTCAGGAGATACTTCCAAAATTCATGGAAGAAGCCGGCAAACATCCGGTGTTTCAGGGAGTGGATGTTAATCTCAAGTTTAATAAACCTGAATTAGTTATTGAAGTGGACAGAGAAAAAGCCAAAACTTTAGGTGTGAGTATAGCTGATTTAGCGCAAACGCTGCAATTGGCATTAAGCGGACAACGTTTTGGTTATTTTATTATGAATGACCGGCAATATCAAATTATTGGTCAGGTAGACAGAGAAAACAGAGACGACCCTTTAGATTTATCAGCTTTGTATATTAAAAATAATAATGGTGAAATGATACAGCTGGATAACATCACTAAGATGCGTGAGCAAAGTAGTCCGCCGCAGTTGTATCATTATAACCGCTATCAATCGGCAACTGTGCAGGCAGGTTTAGCTCCCGGTAAAACTATTGGAGATGGCATAAACGCTATGAATGAGATTGCTAAAAAAATATTAGATGACTCCTTTACAACTTCCTTAACCGGTTCATCGCGTGATTTTGCAGAGAGTTCATCAAATACCTTATTTGCTTTCGTTTTAGCATTGGTTTTAATTTACTTGTTGTTAGCCGCGCAATTCGAGAGCTTTATACAACCTTTAATAATCATGTTGACCGTTCCGACCGCTTTAGCCGGAGCTGTATTCTCACTTTGGTATTTTAATCAGACTTTGAATGTTTTTAGTCAGATTGGTATGATTATGCTGATTGGATTAGTAACTAAAAACGGAATTTTGATTGTGGAATTTACAAATCAACTCAGAGAAAAAGGGATGGGTGTTAGAGAAGCTTTAATTGAAGCATCAACAGCGCGCTTACGACCGATTTTAATGACCAGTTTAGCAACTATTTTAGGAGCTTTGCCAATTGCCATGGCATTAGGTGCAGGAGCAAAGAGCAGAATGGGAATGGGTATTGTAATTATTGGTGGTTTATTACTATCGATGGTGTTAACCTTGTACGTTATTCCATCCGTTTATTCATATTTTGTAAAGGAGAAGAAACATGCTGAATAA
- the idi gene encoding isopentenyl-diphosphate Delta-isomerase, giving the protein MEEVVLVNEKDESIGRMEKIEAHEKGLLHRAISVFIFNEKGEMLLQRRALHKYHSAGLWTNTCCSHPRPGEDSKMAAERRLFEEMGINTSLIHKGQFIYKTEFSNGLTEFELDHVFTGIYTENPELNPEEAADFCWKSIPDIRSDVENFPKNYTSWFKIALEKFFS; this is encoded by the coding sequence ATGGAAGAAGTTGTGCTTGTAAATGAGAAGGACGAATCCATTGGCCGGATGGAAAAAATAGAGGCGCATGAAAAAGGACTTCTGCACCGTGCCATTTCGGTATTCATTTTCAATGAAAAGGGAGAGATGCTTCTACAAAGACGAGCTTTGCACAAATATCACAGCGCCGGTTTATGGACCAACACCTGTTGCAGTCATCCTCGTCCCGGTGAAGACTCTAAAATGGCTGCAGAGCGCCGGCTTTTTGAAGAAATGGGCATTAATACCTCTTTAATTCATAAGGGACAATTTATTTACAAAACTGAATTTAGCAACGGTCTCACTGAATTTGAACTGGATCATGTTTTTACGGGAATTTATACTGAAAATCCCGAATTAAATCCCGAAGAAGCCGCCGATTTTTGCTGGAAATCCATTCCGGATATCAGGTCAGACGTAGAAAACTTCCCCAAAAACTATACTTCCTGGTTTAAAATAGCCCTCGAGAAGTTTTTTAGTTAA
- a CDS encoding winged helix-turn-helix transcriptional regulator, which translates to MKSEINNELPVGTRALILSKLYYGALSKSLDNLDVERYYSVLFFLYNHQNCCQQVVCDNLRIDKTAMVKVLDYLSKAGYIERTTNPADRREHFIKLSKKGEKQTKKIVQSFDSIDEKAFLNISEGERKTFLKVMQLVCKNLDSLPSDDLFFNYKKTKAKN; encoded by the coding sequence ATGAAGAGTGAGATAAATAACGAACTGCCTGTTGGAACCAGAGCGCTTATTTTATCGAAGTTGTATTACGGCGCTTTGTCAAAGAGTTTAGATAATTTAGATGTGGAGCGTTATTATTCGGTGCTTTTCTTTTTATACAATCATCAAAACTGTTGTCAGCAAGTGGTTTGTGATAATTTACGTATCGATAAAACAGCCATGGTAAAAGTTTTGGATTATTTAAGTAAGGCCGGCTATATTGAACGCACTACTAATCCGGCCGATCGTCGCGAGCATTTCATTAAGTTATCTAAGAAAGGCGAAAAGCAAACCAAAAAAATAGTACAATCCTTTGATTCAATTGATGAGAAGGCTTTTTTAAATATTTCCGAAGGTGAAAGAAAAACCTTTTTAAAGGTGATGCAATTAGTTTGCAAAAATTTAGATTCCCTTCCTTCCGACGATTTATTTTTTAATTACAAGAAAACAAAAGCAAAAAATTAA
- the crtI gene encoding phytoene desaturase → MLKRVHIIGGGIAGLAASVRLAKAGFKVSVFESAAHPGGKLCEMNLGGYRFDKGPSLFTMPHLVNELGELTKTKTQFKFQKLNDVCHYFYEDGTRLKAKSDLNAFADEIHHHLGESREAVLQHLEHSAQLYHYTSDLFLHQSLHKPLNFFNIKTIKAIGNIKKLQLSKTMHEANAKRFKNPKTVQLFNRYATYNGSNPYKAPALLNIIPHLEYNIGAFMPNEGMHDITKYIYGLAKEQGVEFYFNHKVEEIVVENEKVKGLKANGALFESDIVLSDADMHVVYQKLLPSKYTPHKLLNQEKSSSAYIFYWGIKREFTELGVHNILFSDNYEKEFEQLFNSDKPYHDPTVYIHISSKVCKKDAPPGCENWFILINAPHNKSHLPVGYFDELKLNVIKKINRILKTDILPYIEEESTWDPFTIEKDTSSYGGSLYGNSSNNKFSAFLRHANYSSKIKGLYFCGGSVHPGGGIPLCLLSAKIAGNMIIDKHN, encoded by the coding sequence ATTTTGAAGCGGGTTCATATCATCGGAGGTGGGATTGCAGGATTGGCGGCATCAGTACGTTTGGCGAAGGCCGGATTTAAGGTGAGCGTATTCGAAAGTGCAGCGCATCCCGGCGGCAAACTTTGCGAAATGAATCTTGGCGGCTATCGATTTGATAAAGGACCTTCATTATTTACCATGCCGCATTTGGTAAATGAATTGGGTGAACTAACCAAAACCAAAACACAGTTTAAATTTCAAAAACTGAACGATGTTTGTCATTATTTTTATGAAGACGGAACGCGCTTAAAAGCGAAGTCGGATTTAAATGCATTCGCCGATGAAATTCATCATCATTTAGGTGAGAGTAGGGAAGCTGTATTGCAGCATTTAGAGCATAGTGCTCAGTTATATCATTACACGTCTGATTTGTTTTTACATCAATCTTTACACAAGCCGCTTAATTTTTTTAATATTAAAACAATTAAGGCTATTGGGAATATTAAAAAACTGCAATTAAGTAAAACAATGCATGAAGCGAATGCAAAGCGGTTTAAAAATCCAAAAACAGTACAATTATTCAATCGGTACGCGACTTATAATGGTTCCAATCCTTATAAGGCACCAGCTTTACTCAACATTATTCCGCATTTGGAATATAATATTGGCGCATTCATGCCAAACGAAGGCATGCATGACATCACAAAGTACATTTATGGTTTAGCAAAGGAACAAGGTGTTGAGTTTTATTTTAACCACAAGGTGGAAGAAATTGTTGTTGAAAATGAAAAAGTAAAAGGCCTAAAAGCGAATGGTGCTCTTTTTGAAAGTGATATCGTTTTGAGTGATGCCGATATGCATGTTGTTTATCAGAAATTACTTCCTTCAAAATACACACCACATAAATTACTAAACCAGGAAAAATCATCTTCTGCTTATATTTTTTATTGGGGAATAAAACGCGAATTCACAGAGCTGGGTGTCCATAATATTTTGTTTAGCGATAATTATGAGAAGGAATTCGAGCAGCTTTTCAATTCCGATAAACCTTATCACGACCCAACTGTGTATATCCATATCAGTTCTAAAGTGTGTAAAAAAGATGCACCTCCGGGTTGTGAAAATTGGTTTATCTTAATTAACGCGCCTCACAATAAATCGCATTTACCGGTAGGTTATTTTGATGAATTGAAATTGAATGTGATTAAGAAGATAAACCGTATTCTTAAAACAGATATTCTTCCTTACATAGAGGAGGAATCCACTTGGGATCCTTTCACCATCGAGAAAGATACATCATCTTATGGCGGTTCTTTGTATGGCAATTCTTCCAATAATAAGTTTTCTGCTTTTTTAAGACACGCTAATTACAGCAGTAAGATTAAAGGTTTGTATTTTTGTGGAGGAAGTGTACATCCGGGTGGCGGAATTCCTTTGTGTTTACTTTCGGCAAAAATTGCGGGTAATATGATAATTGATAAGCATAATTAA
- a CDS encoding PD40 domain-containing protein yields the protein MKRLFFIAILFSGLTGINAQEKHLKNLQKLTYGGDNAEAYFSPNGKMAAFQSNNSKWGLQCDQIFALDIEKAAKDSTYKPPMISTGKGRTTCSYYMPNGKDILYASTHKANDSCPPAPQIKGKYLWAVYKDFDIYVADEKGKITKQLTNSPGYDAEATISPKGDKIVFTSDRSGDLELWTMDIDGKNQKQITKGLGYDGGAFFSPDGKKLVFRASRPKTEEEIKEYKDLLSQHLVAPTNMEIYTCNVDGSDLKQVTSLGKANWAPFYHPSGKKIIFSSNHHSARGYDFQLFMVNEDGTGLEQITNESMFNAFPMFSPDGKKLIFSSNRNNHGTRDTNLFIADWVD from the coding sequence ATGAAACGTCTATTTTTTATCGCCATTCTATTCTCGGGATTAACAGGAATTAACGCGCAGGAAAAACACCTAAAAAATCTACAAAAACTAACCTACGGCGGCGATAATGCTGAAGCCTATTTTTCGCCAAACGGAAAGATGGCCGCGTTTCAGAGTAATAATTCTAAATGGGGATTACAATGCGATCAGATTTTTGCCTTAGATATTGAAAAAGCAGCGAAAGACAGTACTTATAAACCACCAATGATAAGTACGGGCAAAGGCAGAACTACATGTAGTTATTACATGCCTAACGGAAAAGATATTTTGTATGCCTCTACACACAAAGCCAATGATTCTTGTCCGCCTGCCCCACAGATTAAAGGAAAATATTTGTGGGCCGTATACAAAGATTTTGATATTTACGTGGCCGATGAAAAAGGAAAGATAACCAAACAATTAACCAATTCGCCGGGATATGATGCCGAAGCAACCATTTCACCAAAAGGCGATAAAATAGTTTTCACCAGCGACCGCAGTGGCGATTTAGAATTATGGACCATGGATATTGATGGAAAAAATCAAAAACAAATTACAAAAGGATTAGGTTATGATGGCGGTGCTTTCTTTTCACCTGACGGAAAGAAATTAGTATTTCGCGCTTCTCGTCCGAAAACAGAAGAAGAAATTAAAGAATACAAAGATTTATTATCGCAACATTTGGTAGCTCCCACCAATATGGAGATATACACCTGTAATGTGGATGGCAGTGATTTAAAACAAGTGACTTCTCTTGGTAAAGCAAATTGGGCGCCGTTTTACCACCCTTCCGGAAAGAAAATTATTTTTTCAAGTAATCATCACAGCGCAAGAGGTTACGACTTTCAATTATTTATGGTGAATGAAGACGGAACAGGATTAGAACAAATCACAAACGAGAGCATGTTCAATGCCTTCCCTATGTTTTCACCGGATGGTAAGAAATTAATTTTCTCTAGCAACAGAAATAACCACGGTACCCGTGATACCAATTTATTTATTGCTGATTGGGTGGATTAA